In a single window of the Leifsonia sp. 1010 genome:
- a CDS encoding alpha/beta hydrolase, with product MLQPTDAVDVRRRNSVRESGDPSGRPIVFAHGFGCSQEMWRRVVPHFESDFRVIVFDHVGAGDSDVSAYDRAKYDSLHGYADDVLEIFEALDLHDAVFVGHSVSAMIGVLAANRSPGRFGRLVLVGPSPRYIDEGDYVGGFTRSDIEGLLDTLDDNYLGWSEAIAPVIAGNPDRPELGAELTASFCRTDPAIAGHFARVTFLSDNRADLPEVTVPTVVLQCSEDAIAPGPVGRYVHAQIPGSVFVQLDATGHCPNLSGPDELAAAIRSSLA from the coding sequence ATGCTGCAACCGACCGATGCTGTCGACGTCCGACGTCGCAACAGCGTCCGCGAGTCCGGTGATCCGTCCGGCCGTCCGATCGTCTTCGCGCACGGCTTCGGCTGCAGCCAGGAGATGTGGCGGCGGGTGGTCCCGCATTTCGAGTCCGACTTCCGGGTGATCGTCTTCGACCACGTCGGCGCGGGCGACTCCGATGTGAGCGCCTACGACCGGGCCAAGTACGACTCGCTTCACGGCTACGCCGACGACGTGCTCGAGATCTTCGAGGCCCTCGACCTCCACGACGCCGTCTTCGTCGGCCATTCCGTCAGCGCGATGATCGGCGTGCTGGCCGCCAACCGCTCCCCCGGGCGCTTCGGCCGCCTGGTGCTCGTCGGTCCGTCGCCGCGCTACATCGACGAAGGCGATTACGTCGGCGGTTTCACCCGCTCCGACATCGAGGGCCTGCTCGACACCCTCGACGACAACTATCTGGGGTGGTCGGAGGCGATAGCGCCCGTCATCGCCGGCAACCCCGACCGGCCGGAGCTCGGCGCCGAGCTGACCGCGAGCTTCTGCCGGACCGATCCGGCGATCGCCGGGCACTTCGCCCGCGTCACGTTCCTCTCCGACAACCGCGCCGACCTTCCCGAGGTCACCGTGCCCACCGTCGTGCTGCAGTGCTCGGAGGACGCGATCGCGCCCGGGCCGGTCGGGCGCTACGTTCACGCGCAGATCCCCGGCAGTGTGTTCGTGCAGCTCGACGCCACCGGGCACTGCCCGAACCTGTCCGGACCCGACGAGCTGGCCGCGGCCATCCGGAGCTCGCTGGCATGA
- a CDS encoding diguanylate cyclase, protein MTAEEITSEGLPADALYDRAPCGLVTLTEGGRILRVNATFAAWTGRAADELVGAALTDLLEPGARIFYETRFLPVLHLQGEVREVALSFRTTHDDALPVLVNAVVDEAEAGPLIHVAVFDASRRQDYERQLLAARRIAEGSEARTRVLQNATTAFGESDTVEMLAQALAESAQQGLGAMAAAVFLDGHEPHLVGGTVPLDAALLPGGLPALGPVGPALATWSVRDELAHPDVAAALRAARLDSLLTAPLIHAGASIGTLACYFSRPPELDEHAVELLGSLCRQATQTVARLQLQAQLAAIALHDPLTGLANRVLLRSHITASVASAIERQEPLALIFVDLDDFKSVNDELDHTAGDTVLKLIAARLVSAVRGDDLVCRYGGDEFIIVCQNTDHERASAIAERIRVAIKQPLHDDGWQRVITASVGVTVHAAGPSRVLSGPELLRVADKAMYRSKDRGKDQVSVITL, encoded by the coding sequence ATGACGGCGGAGGAGATCACGTCGGAGGGACTCCCGGCGGATGCGCTCTACGACCGCGCGCCGTGCGGTCTCGTCACGCTGACCGAGGGCGGCCGCATCCTGCGCGTCAACGCCACCTTCGCCGCGTGGACGGGCCGTGCGGCGGACGAGCTCGTCGGGGCGGCGCTCACAGACCTGCTCGAGCCGGGTGCGCGGATCTTCTACGAGACCCGCTTCCTCCCGGTCCTCCACCTCCAGGGCGAGGTGCGCGAGGTCGCCCTGTCGTTCCGTACGACCCACGACGACGCGCTGCCCGTGCTCGTCAACGCGGTGGTCGACGAGGCCGAGGCCGGCCCTCTCATCCACGTCGCCGTCTTCGACGCCAGCCGCCGCCAGGATTACGAGCGCCAGCTGCTCGCCGCCCGCCGCATCGCGGAGGGGTCGGAGGCGCGCACCCGCGTGCTCCAGAACGCGACCACCGCCTTCGGCGAGAGCGACACCGTGGAGATGCTCGCGCAGGCGTTGGCGGAGAGCGCGCAGCAGGGTCTGGGCGCGATGGCGGCCGCCGTCTTCCTCGACGGCCACGAACCGCACCTGGTCGGCGGGACCGTCCCGTTGGATGCCGCGCTGCTCCCCGGCGGGCTCCCCGCGCTCGGCCCGGTCGGCCCCGCGCTCGCGACCTGGTCCGTCCGGGATGAACTGGCCCACCCGGACGTGGCGGCGGCCCTCCGCGCGGCTCGGCTCGACTCCCTGCTGACCGCTCCGCTCATCCACGCGGGCGCTTCGATCGGGACGCTGGCCTGCTACTTCTCGCGGCCTCCGGAGCTCGACGAGCACGCCGTCGAACTGCTCGGCTCGCTGTGCCGCCAAGCGACGCAGACGGTCGCGCGCCTCCAGTTGCAGGCGCAGCTCGCCGCGATCGCCCTGCACGACCCGCTCACCGGGCTCGCCAACCGCGTGCTGCTGCGCAGCCACATCACGGCCAGCGTCGCGTCGGCGATAGAGCGCCAGGAGCCGCTCGCCCTGATCTTCGTGGACCTGGACGACTTCAAGTCGGTCAACGACGAGCTGGACCACACCGCCGGCGACACCGTGCTCAAGCTGATCGCCGCCCGGCTGGTCTCCGCCGTGCGCGGCGACGACCTGGTGTGCCGCTACGGCGGCGACGAGTTCATCATCGTCTGCCAGAACACCGACCACGAGCGCGCGTCCGCGATCGCCGAACGCATCCGGGTCGCGATCAAGCAGCCTCTCCACGACGACGGCTGGCAGCGCGTCATCACCGCCAGCGTCGGCGTCACCGTGCACGCGGCCGGACCCTCGCGCGTCCTCAGCGGCCCGGAACTGCTGCGGGTCGCCGACAAGGCGATGTACCGGTCCAAGGACCGCGGAAAGGACCAGGTCAGCGTCATCACGCTGTGA
- a CDS encoding KTSC domain-containing protein: MERVAFDSTVIATAGYDPSVRTLEVEFVSGEVYRYFLVPARVWRELRAAESAGSYFNAAVRDHYPEEWMPGAATR; this comes from the coding sequence GTGGAGCGGGTGGCATTCGACAGCACGGTGATCGCGACGGCGGGGTACGACCCCTCCGTGCGGACGCTGGAGGTCGAGTTCGTGTCGGGCGAGGTGTACCGCTACTTCCTCGTGCCCGCGCGGGTGTGGCGCGAGCTGCGAGCCGCCGAGTCGGCGGGCTCCTACTTCAACGCCGCGGTGCGCGATCACTACCCGGAGGAGTGGATGCCGGGAGCAGCGACCCGGTGA
- a CDS encoding TerC family protein, with amino-acid sequence MHTALPLWFEIGSFVVLLLILAFDLLIIFKRPHIPSPRESALWVAFYVALALIFALLMLVVGDAEHAGQFLAGWLTEYSLSIDNLFVFVIIMGRFAVPRKYQQEVLMVGIILALIFRGVFILLGAGLIASFSAIFYLFGAFLLWTAFNQAFGKHDDEGAEDSWFIKFARKHLKVSTQYNGNKLRTVVDGRRMFTPLIIVFIALGTTDLLFALDSIPAIFGITQSPFIVFTANVFALMGLRQLYFLLGHLLDKLVYLKYGIAFILAFIGVKLVFHAMHENELPFINGGEHIEWAPDISTWTSLLVIVGAMVVATIASLVKLRMSGTSVAEAIHGDESDEDEAEETVVDGTQEDPRT; translated from the coding sequence TTGCACACTGCGCTTCCCCTCTGGTTCGAGATCGGCTCCTTCGTCGTCCTCCTGCTGATCCTCGCCTTCGACCTGCTGATCATCTTCAAGAGGCCGCACATCCCGAGCCCGCGCGAGTCCGCGCTCTGGGTCGCCTTCTACGTTGCGCTGGCGCTGATCTTCGCCCTGCTGATGCTGGTGGTGGGGGATGCGGAGCACGCCGGGCAGTTCCTCGCCGGGTGGTTGACGGAGTACAGCCTCAGCATCGACAACCTGTTCGTGTTCGTGATCATCATGGGCCGGTTCGCGGTGCCGAGGAAGTATCAGCAGGAAGTGCTGATGGTGGGCATCATCCTGGCGCTGATCTTCCGCGGGGTGTTCATCCTGCTGGGAGCCGGTCTGATCGCGAGCTTCAGCGCGATCTTCTACCTGTTCGGCGCGTTCCTGCTGTGGACGGCGTTCAACCAGGCCTTCGGCAAGCATGACGACGAGGGCGCGGAGGACTCCTGGTTCATCAAGTTCGCCCGCAAGCACCTGAAGGTGTCGACCCAGTACAACGGCAACAAGCTGCGCACGGTGGTGGACGGCCGACGGATGTTCACGCCGCTGATCATCGTGTTCATCGCCCTGGGCACCACCGACCTGCTGTTCGCCCTCGACTCCATCCCGGCGATCTTCGGCATCACCCAGAGCCCGTTCATCGTCTTCACGGCCAACGTGTTCGCGCTGATGGGCCTCCGGCAGCTGTACTTCCTGCTCGGGCACCTGCTCGACAAGCTGGTGTACCTCAAGTACGGGATCGCGTTCATCCTCGCCTTCATCGGCGTGAAGCTGGTGTTCCACGCGATGCACGAGAACGAGCTGCCGTTCATCAACGGCGGCGAGCACATCGAGTGGGCGCCCGATATCAGCACCTGGACCTCGCTGCTGGTGATCGTCGGCGCCATGGTTGTCGCTACGATTGCAAGTCTGGTGAAGCTGCGGATGAGCGGCACCAGCGTCGCCGAGGCCATCCACGGTGACGAATCCGACGAGGACGAGGCCGAGGAAACGGTCGTCGACGGCACGCAGGAGGACCCCCGCACATGA
- a CDS encoding protein phosphatase 2C domain-containing protein — translation MSSLVGVTVRSDTGAVRHVNEDSALAQDPVFVVADGMGGHARGDLASRTAVESLARTLQPGSRPTPDEVIRAIDEANAAVRSLSGADESGAAVAGTTLAGIVRVRVPELAAEQWMVVNVGDSRVYAWDGRQLRQLTVDHSAVQELVDAGLISEAQAAVHPERNVITRALGAEDFVDTDSELVAESGRQIFLICSDGLTRELSDQRIAEILAQGPSDPASALVDAANEAGGHDNITVIVVESVTGEDTTAPVDTRERADGSGREFEDTQPRE, via the coding sequence ATGAGCTCTCTCGTCGGCGTGACCGTCCGCAGCGACACGGGCGCGGTCCGGCACGTCAACGAGGACAGCGCTCTGGCGCAGGATCCGGTGTTCGTCGTCGCCGACGGCATGGGCGGTCACGCGCGCGGCGACCTGGCCAGCCGGACGGCCGTGGAGAGCCTCGCGCGCACCCTGCAGCCGGGCTCGCGGCCGACACCGGATGAGGTGATCCGCGCCATCGACGAGGCGAACGCCGCCGTGCGGTCGCTCTCCGGCGCCGACGAGTCGGGTGCTGCGGTGGCGGGCACCACGCTGGCCGGGATCGTGCGCGTCCGCGTGCCGGAGCTGGCGGCGGAGCAGTGGATGGTCGTCAACGTCGGCGACTCGCGCGTCTACGCGTGGGACGGCCGGCAGCTGCGCCAGCTGACCGTGGACCATTCCGCCGTCCAGGAGCTGGTGGATGCCGGCCTCATCAGCGAGGCGCAGGCCGCGGTGCACCCCGAGCGCAACGTGATCACGCGAGCCCTCGGGGCCGAGGATTTCGTGGACACCGACAGCGAGCTGGTCGCCGAGAGCGGCCGGCAGATCTTCCTCATCTGCTCCGACGGCCTGACGCGCGAGCTCAGCGACCAGCGGATCGCCGAGATCCTCGCGCAGGGCCCCTCCGACCCGGCGTCCGCCCTGGTGGACGCGGCGAACGAGGCCGGCGGCCACGACAACATCACCGTGATCGTGGTTGAATCGGTGACCGGGGAGGACACCACGGCCCCCGTCGACACGCGAGAACGCGCCGACGGAAGCGGCCGGGAGTTCGAAGACACGCAGCCGAGGGAGTAG
- a CDS encoding diacylglycerol kinase family protein yields the protein MTALPRAVVVAVNPMASFGHRREVGPRVVERLRDAGHRVVAMGEANIELLRRETARVLADGADALVVVGGDGMANLGIDLVANTRIPLGIVPSGTGNDLADGLGIPIDDTEAAIDRLLDALQREPRTIDAGTIRHGELTTWFGCVVSAGFDATVNERANLMSRPRGRSRYIIALLRELATLRPRPYRIHADGRTIEVDAMLVSVANNRSLGGGMRIVPDADLSDGLLDFFIVGPMSRVRFLRMFPKVFRGEHTGLPEVSILRVASVRIEAEGVIAYADGERIGPLPVEVSVAAGALRVLA from the coding sequence GTGACCGCACTCCCGCGGGCCGTGGTCGTCGCGGTCAACCCCATGGCGTCCTTCGGCCACCGCCGCGAGGTCGGCCCGCGTGTCGTCGAGCGCCTGCGCGACGCCGGTCACCGCGTCGTCGCGATGGGGGAGGCGAACATCGAGCTGCTCCGTCGCGAGACCGCCCGCGTGCTGGCGGACGGCGCCGACGCGCTCGTCGTCGTGGGCGGCGACGGGATGGCCAACCTCGGCATCGACCTCGTCGCGAACACGCGCATTCCGCTCGGCATCGTCCCCAGCGGCACCGGCAACGACCTCGCCGACGGCCTCGGCATCCCGATCGACGACACGGAGGCGGCCATCGACCGGCTCCTGGATGCGCTGCAGCGCGAGCCGCGCACGATCGACGCCGGAACGATCCGCCACGGCGAACTGACCACGTGGTTCGGTTGTGTCGTCTCCGCCGGTTTCGACGCGACGGTCAACGAGCGCGCCAATCTGATGTCGCGACCGCGGGGCCGCAGCCGCTACATCATCGCGCTTCTCCGAGAGCTCGCGACGCTGAGACCGCGGCCTTACCGCATCCACGCCGACGGCCGCACGATCGAGGTGGATGCCATGCTCGTCTCGGTCGCCAACAACCGCTCGCTCGGCGGCGGCATGCGCATCGTCCCGGACGCGGACCTCTCCGACGGCCTCCTCGACTTCTTCATCGTCGGGCCGATGTCGCGCGTGCGCTTCCTCCGCATGTTCCCGAAGGTCTTCCGTGGTGAGCACACCGGCCTTCCGGAGGTCAGCATCCTCCGTGTCGCGTCGGTGCGGATCGAGGCGGAGGGCGTCATCGCCTACGCCGACGGCGAGCGCATCGGACCGCTCCCGGTGGAGGTCTCGGTCGCCGCCGGCGCGCTCCGGGTGCTCGCCTAA